The region CCCCGTTCGCGGCGCTGCTGCTCGCGCCGCTCGGGCTTCTCGCGCTCGTGTCGGCGCTCTCTCCGCGCTGGCGAGCGGGATTCGCGCTTCTCTTCACCACCGTCACCGGTCTCGTCGCGGCGATGCTCGCGGTTGGTGTGACCGTGTCGTTCGTGCACGGCGAAGCCGTGGCGATCTGGCCCGGCACCGGCCTGAGCCTCGCCTGGCTCGGCGCAGTGGGGGCGGCTCTCGTCACGCTCGACACCGTGGTGGCCATGACGGCCCTGCGCTCGGCGGCCGCACTCATCGCAGGCATCGCCGTCGCCGCCTGCGCGGTCCCCGGACTGCTGGCCGTGAATCTGGGCGAGGCGCAGATCCGCAACGGTGCGACCAGCACTCTGCCCGCACTCGTCGCGGCGCATGCGGTCGACGACGTCGAGAGCGGCACGCTCGTCATGACCCCGCTCGACGACGGATCCCTGGGTACTCAGCTCGTATGGGGCCCGAGCTCCACACTGAGCGCGCAGACGACGCTGCTCAGCACGGCGACACGGGTGCAGGGCGACGACATCGCGACTGACGCCGTCGATCTGCTGTCTGCGCGGGACTTCGATGCCGCCGCGGCGCTGGGAGACCGGGGCATCGGCTTCGTGCTGCTCACCTCCCGCCCCGGACAGAGCGACCAGGCTCGCAGCATGGTCGACGCTGCGATCACCGCGATCGACCAGCGAGCGGGATTCGTCAAGGCGGGCGAGACGCCGAACGGGATGCTCTGGCAGATCGACACCGCCGTCGGCACGCGCGTCCAGCCCTCCGAGGTGCAGAGCACGGTGGGGCGCCTGGTCGGACTCGCGCAGCTGGTGGTGATCCTGGCGGCTCTGCTGCTCGCGATCCCGACCAGAGCCTCCCGCCGTGAGGCTCGCGCGCGCTCACGGGTCGTGGGACGAGCGGCTGATGAGCCGCTTGTTCTTCCCCGACGCCGGAGTGAGAACCTCGCTGTCCGCACGGAACGCGGATCGGCAGCGTCCGCCGATCTGGAACAGCGTGACGCCGCCGCCGTGCCGGCGGAACCCGCGGGGGACACCGACGACCCTGACGCGCCCGCTGATCCGGGGCAGCCGGTCGCTGAGAAGGAGAGCCGATGAAGCAGCGCACCATCCATCTCGCCGCCACCGGAGCGCGGATAGCCACCGGAGCGGCCGTCGCGACGGCCTGCGTGCTCGGTGTTGCAGCGTCCGTCGCCGCGCCCTGGCCCGTGCTGCAGAGCACTCCCGCGTCCACGACGGTGACCCCCATGCCCGGTGACTCCACGATCGTGTGCAACGGCTCGTTCCGGGCTCTCGGACGCGATTCCAGCAGGGCGGATCTGCTGGTATCGGCTGGTGTGCCGCGTCTCCGTCTCGATGCCGGCGACCATCAGACCAGCACGGCACCGCTGCAGATGCCGGATGTGCTCGGCGGCGAGGGGGCGCAGAGCATCACGGGCGCCGTCTCAGACCGTACGGCCCCGCTGATCTCGGCCTCCGAGTCGCTCACCCTCGACGACGAGGACCTGCGCGGCTTCGCTGCCGCCCCCTGTCGCGAGGCGACCATGCGCTCCTGGCTGGTGGGCGGTGACGGATCCACCGGCTCCTCAGACGTGATCGTGCTGTCCAACCCCGCCGACGTGCCCGCGACCGTCGATCTCAACGTCTACGGGTCGCAGAAGGCGAGCACGGTGAGGATCGTGCAGCCGAAAACCCAGATGACGCTGTCTCTCGCGTCGGTCGCGGGGTCCGAGCCCCGCCCGGTCATCGAGGTGATCGCCTCCGGCGCCCCGGTGCGCGCGGCGATGCAATCGGCGCATGTGCGAACCCTCGACGCGGTCGGCATCGACGTGCAGGACGGCACCGGCGGCGCTCAGGAGAGCCTGAGGCTGCTCGGCGTGCAGTCGCAGCCGATCACCGAGGGCGACGATTCCACGGGCATCCTGCTTCGCATACTCGCTCCGGCCGACGACGCCACCGCGACAGTCCGAGTGCGAGGCGCTGCCGGCGCTGCGGGTTCGGACGAGTACACCGTGGAGCTGACCTCGGGCGTCCCGGCGGAGATCTCGCTGACCGGTATTCCCGCCGGGGCTCAGGACGTCGAGATCGATGCGACGGCGCCCATCGTCGCAGCCGCTCGCCAGGCCGTGCGAGCGGAGGGCCGCGAGGACTTCAGCTGGATGCTTCCGGCTCCGCAGCTGAGCGGCACCGTGCCGTTCACGGTGCCGGCGGGCGCTGCCGCCACCCTGTACCTCCGGAACACAGGCTTCGATCCTGTGTCAGTGACTCTCGAGGGGCCCAGCGGGCAGACCATCGAGCTGCCCGCTGACGGCGTCGAGACGGTCTCTCTGCGCGCCGGCGGTCATCGACTCCGCACAGAGGGGGCTGTGCACGCCGCGGTGGGACTGCTCGGGGATGGGGCGATCGCGGGGTGGCCGCTCTGGTCGCCGCCCGCGACGCAGAAGCCGATCGTCGTGCGTCCCTGACGGCGACAGGTCAGTGATC is a window of Microbacterium esteraromaticum DNA encoding:
- a CDS encoding DUF5719 family protein, encoding MKQRTIHLAATGARIATGAAVATACVLGVAASVAAPWPVLQSTPASTTVTPMPGDSTIVCNGSFRALGRDSSRADLLVSAGVPRLRLDAGDHQTSTAPLQMPDVLGGEGAQSITGAVSDRTAPLISASESLTLDDEDLRGFAAAPCREATMRSWLVGGDGSTGSSDVIVLSNPADVPATVDLNVYGSQKASTVRIVQPKTQMTLSLASVAGSEPRPVIEVIASGAPVRAAMQSAHVRTLDAVGIDVQDGTGGAQESLRLLGVQSQPITEGDDSTGILLRILAPADDATATVRVRGAAGAAGSDEYTVELTSGVPAEISLTGIPAGAQDVEIDATAPIVAAARQAVRAEGREDFSWMLPAPQLSGTVPFTVPAGAAATLYLRNTGFDPVSVTLEGPSGQTIELPADGVETVSLRAGGHRLRTEGAVHAAVGLLGDGAIAGWPLWSPPATQKPIVVRP